The proteins below are encoded in one region of Rhodothermus profundi:
- a CDS encoding sodium-dependent transporter gives MATPGTDRGQWGSRIGFILAAAGSAVGLGNIWRFPYITGQSGGAAFVVIYLICVALICVPYLFAELVLGRHTQKNPVGAIRALRPGSPWVWVGGLCVITGVFILSYYAVIAGWTFGYIFKNLLFAHLDFGHFIASPWIVMPLFALFLGLTMLVVFGGVEEGIERWSKVLMPLLILLMVVLIVRAVTLPGAEKGLAFYLKPDFSKVTGEVIVAALGQAFFSLSLGMGAMITYGSYLSRRENVVVAGSYVALFDTLIALMAGFMIFPAVFAAGHDPASGPALVFIVLPEIFQALPLGNLIGALFFLLLSIAALTSTVSLLEVVVAYFVDERRWSRKKSVWTVGALTFVIGLPSALSQGTVAGLSNMDWLFGPDGLLGQHDFLSIMDAIWGNLALALGALLISIFVGWVWGVERAAEELRLGSRVSPGLVRLWQFFVRYICPVVIFIILMNVFRGYLG, from the coding sequence ATGGCGACACCGGGTACAGATCGGGGCCAGTGGGGCTCTCGGATCGGGTTTATTCTGGCAGCGGCCGGTTCGGCTGTTGGACTTGGCAACATCTGGCGTTTTCCCTACATTACCGGGCAGAGTGGAGGGGCGGCATTTGTGGTGATCTACCTCATCTGTGTGGCGCTAATCTGCGTGCCCTATCTGTTTGCAGAGCTGGTGCTGGGGCGGCACACGCAGAAAAATCCTGTTGGTGCAATACGTGCGCTTCGGCCAGGTTCGCCCTGGGTGTGGGTTGGAGGGCTCTGCGTGATAACCGGCGTGTTCATTTTGAGTTACTATGCAGTGATTGCGGGGTGGACGTTTGGCTACATCTTCAAGAATTTGCTGTTTGCCCACTTAGACTTCGGGCACTTCATTGCCAGCCCCTGGATTGTGATGCCACTTTTTGCACTTTTTCTGGGGCTGACCATGCTGGTGGTATTTGGCGGTGTGGAAGAAGGCATTGAGCGCTGGTCAAAGGTGCTCATGCCGTTACTGATTCTGTTGATGGTGGTGCTCATTGTACGGGCAGTAACGCTGCCAGGCGCTGAAAAGGGACTGGCTTTTTATCTGAAACCAGATTTCTCCAAGGTAACGGGCGAGGTCATTGTGGCCGCACTGGGACAGGCCTTCTTTTCGCTCAGCCTTGGAATGGGCGCCATGATTACGTACGGCTCCTACCTGTCGCGTCGTGAGAATGTGGTCGTGGCCGGTTCTTACGTGGCCCTTTTCGATACGCTTATCGCATTGATGGCGGGCTTTATGATTTTTCCTGCGGTTTTTGCTGCCGGCCACGACCCGGCCAGCGGTCCGGCGCTGGTCTTTATTGTGCTGCCAGAAATTTTTCAGGCATTGCCGCTGGGCAATCTGATTGGCGCCTTGTTTTTCCTGCTACTGTCCATTGCCGCGTTAACCTCTACGGTGTCGCTGCTGGAGGTGGTCGTGGCCTATTTTGTCGATGAGCGACGCTGGAGTCGAAAGAAGTCCGTATGGACCGTAGGCGCCCTGACATTTGTGATCGGGTTGCCTTCAGCGCTTTCGCAGGGGACGGTAGCCGGACTGAGCAACATGGACTGGCTGTTCGGTCCCGACGGACTGCTAGGGCAGCACGATTTCCTGAGCATCATGGATGCGATCTGGGGAAATCTGGCCCTGGCCCTGGGAGCGCTGCTGATCAGCATTTTTGTGGGCTGGGTCTGGGGAGTTGAGCGGGCAGCAGAAGAGTTGCGGCTGGGAAGTCGGGTATCTCCTGGCCTGGTGCGGCTGTGGCAGTTCTTTGTGCGTTACATCTGTCCGGTGGTCATCTTTATTATTCTGATGAATGTCTTCCGGGGCTACCTGGGATAA
- a CDS encoding putative nucleotidyltransferase substrate binding domain-containing protein codes for MAGETVSLEHLETLLDETPPFNVLSGAERRQLFEEALLAFYEPGMEILAQGVVPAHPRYLYLVVAGAVQLTDERGQLIDRCEEGDVFGHYALLREGPFPYEARAIEPTQCVLIPESAFFRVYRSNQAFAAFFESDLAAFMSRLHRAHVDAVGAQLLLNTPLRMLVRRPPVGCAPETPVQIGAQIMRDERVGSILVMDNNRCPVGILTNSDLRDKVVAEGRLPDMPVQALMSAPPITIAADAPLLEGLVLMARHGLHHLVLTEDGTAASPVVGVVSGQDIAHARGHDPVATIKRIEQADTLEALAALRREAFVLLRQLRQQGMPAIGLLRISTELNDRVVIRALELVEAKLREEQPDQIPDLPWVWMALGSEGRREMSFKTDQDNALMYADPCEERRARRAEQWLGELAQRANSALEQVGFPRCPADMMAANPRWRQALSGWKRTFRRWIFEPDEKALLHASIFFDLRALYGAGELVEQLKEDLQQALQVERGFLAFMMRNALRNRPPLSFFRRFVLDRSGEQRPGFDIKLRGLMPITDLARILALEAGFLRTTGTLDRLQAAADRIPEVRQTCQNLQEAYRFLTELRLDHQIRQIEEGQMPDNHIAPEQLNAVQRKVLKIVFAMIQEAQEALAMRYGAHMMRL; via the coding sequence ATGGCCGGCGAAACAGTTAGTCTGGAGCATCTGGAGACGCTGCTGGACGAAACGCCCCCGTTTAATGTGCTCTCCGGGGCGGAGCGACGACAGCTCTTTGAAGAGGCGTTGTTGGCTTTCTACGAGCCGGGCATGGAAATTCTGGCGCAGGGGGTCGTGCCGGCCCATCCTCGCTATTTGTACCTGGTGGTAGCCGGTGCGGTGCAACTAACAGACGAAAGGGGCCAACTAATCGATCGTTGCGAAGAAGGGGACGTATTCGGCCATTACGCATTACTCCGGGAAGGGCCGTTTCCCTATGAGGCGCGGGCTATTGAACCCACGCAGTGCGTGCTGATTCCAGAGTCTGCCTTTTTCCGGGTGTATCGATCCAATCAGGCGTTTGCCGCTTTTTTTGAGAGCGACCTGGCGGCGTTCATGTCGCGCCTGCACCGAGCGCATGTCGATGCAGTAGGCGCGCAGCTTTTGCTCAACACACCGCTCCGGATGCTGGTGCGCCGACCGCCGGTCGGGTGTGCTCCTGAAACGCCGGTGCAGATTGGCGCCCAGATCATGCGGGATGAGCGGGTGGGGTCCATTCTCGTAATGGACAACAATCGATGCCCCGTAGGCATTCTGACCAATAGCGACCTGCGCGATAAGGTGGTGGCGGAAGGACGGCTGCCCGACATGCCAGTGCAGGCTTTAATGAGTGCACCGCCGATCACGATAGCCGCCGATGCGCCGCTCCTGGAAGGGCTGGTACTGATGGCGCGTCATGGGCTGCACCATCTTGTACTTACCGAAGATGGCACGGCAGCCAGCCCGGTGGTTGGGGTCGTTTCCGGCCAGGATATTGCCCATGCGCGCGGGCATGATCCCGTGGCCACGATTAAACGCATCGAACAGGCCGATACATTGGAGGCGCTGGCTGCGTTGCGCAGGGAAGCGTTCGTATTGCTGCGTCAACTGCGGCAGCAGGGCATGCCAGCCATTGGTCTGCTGCGCATCAGCACGGAGCTGAATGACCGGGTGGTGATCCGTGCGCTGGAGCTTGTAGAGGCCAAACTTCGGGAAGAGCAGCCTGATCAGATTCCGGACCTTCCGTGGGTCTGGATGGCGCTGGGCAGCGAGGGGCGTCGGGAGATGAGCTTCAAGACCGATCAGGATAATGCCCTCATGTATGCCGATCCCTGCGAGGAAAGGCGAGCCCGCCGGGCAGAGCAATGGTTGGGAGAACTGGCGCAGCGCGCCAATAGCGCGTTGGAGCAGGTAGGATTCCCGCGATGTCCGGCCGATATGATGGCGGCCAACCCTCGCTGGCGACAGGCACTGAGCGGATGGAAGCGTACGTTTCGGCGCTGGATCTTTGAGCCGGACGAGAAAGCGCTGTTGCACGCTTCCATCTTTTTCGATTTGCGCGCCCTCTATGGGGCCGGTGAACTGGTCGAGCAGCTTAAAGAGGATCTCCAGCAAGCCCTGCAGGTGGAGCGAGGGTTTCTGGCGTTCATGATGCGCAATGCGCTACGGAATCGCCCTCCCCTTTCCTTTTTCCGAAGGTTCGTGCTGGACCGTTCCGGCGAGCAACGTCCGGGTTTTGACATCAAACTGCGCGGGCTGATGCCGATCACCGATCTGGCTCGCATTCTGGCTTTAGAGGCCGGCTTCCTGCGCACAACCGGGACGCTTGATCGGCTGCAGGCGGCTGCCGACCGAATACCTGAAGTGCGGCAGACCTGCCAGAACCTGCAGGAAGCCTATCGTTTCTTGACAGAACTGCGTCTGGATCATCAGATCCGCCAGATTGAGGAAGGACAGATGCCCGACAATCATATCGCACCGGAGCAACTCAACGCCGTGCAGCGCAAGGTGCTCAAAATTGTGTTCGCTATGATTCAGGAAGCGCAGGAAGCACTGGCTATGCGCTACGGGGCACATATGATGCGCCTGTGA